One genomic region from Bacillota bacterium encodes:
- a CDS encoding ATP-binding protein → MTRGLQRKLVLILVLLIISSMAVVGIVLVNSVTSFFHTDFLKQLDTFFSSSMTASLQETASGDSPVDSLEKKLSLYSSRLGIDTYRNFYILSADGRFLAGSNSELGQSLEITPNLAAAISGNPHNTISVAANMMDYAMPIVAKDGTKYIIYIKDSKQETRELTWVIVVIIVETVFLAMLIAVILSFFLARTITNPIRSITRGASKIADGDFSYKIEVSSSDEIGTLASTFNDMAKVLEDTLHNIEEERGKLQTIFLYMTDGVAAFDGDGLLLHINNSCLQMLGGEYIENQSTFDQMFTPLSGENYERVQKLASKGTIVKEISANDKTFKCDFARFSMGSDKQGIIVVMHDITEQQKIESSRREFIANVSHELRTPLTNVKSYTETVMENEDLPIESKQKFLGVVINEADRMIRIVKDLLVLSKLDNKKMDLRFDELDIKDIANAAYEAMLIEAHKRSQKLTFSYEENILPVFGDKQRIEQVIINILSNAIKYTPDGGLIDMSIRSEDHFAVLDIKDNGIGIPAEDLPRIFERFYRVDKARSREMGGTGLGLAIAKDIITEHGGTISIDSKFGSGTTVTIKMPFKEQVQYAED, encoded by the coding sequence ATGACAAGAGGATTGCAGCGCAAACTGGTGCTTATCCTGGTGCTTCTTATAATATCTTCTATGGCAGTGGTGGGCATTGTTCTCGTAAATTCCGTTACATCCTTTTTTCACACGGACTTTCTAAAACAACTGGATACATTTTTCAGCAGTTCAATGACAGCTTCTTTACAGGAGACTGCTTCCGGTGATTCTCCGGTTGACAGCCTCGAAAAAAAACTGTCACTATATTCTTCACGCCTTGGAATAGATACATATCGTAATTTTTATATTTTATCAGCAGACGGCCGCTTTTTGGCTGGCTCAAATTCAGAACTTGGTCAAAGCCTTGAGATTACCCCAAACCTTGCCGCGGCAATCAGCGGCAATCCTCATAATACGATTTCAGTGGCTGCCAATATGATGGACTATGCAATGCCGATAGTCGCCAAGGACGGTACTAAATATATTATTTACATTAAGGATTCAAAACAGGAAACTCGTGAACTTACCTGGGTCATTGTGGTTATTATAGTCGAAACCGTATTCCTAGCCATGCTGATTGCCGTCATCTTAAGCTTTTTCCTCGCAAGAACAATTACTAATCCTATACGAAGCATAACTCGGGGCGCATCAAAAATCGCTGATGGTGATTTTTCGTATAAAATAGAGGTGTCTTCATCAGACGAAATAGGGACTCTTGCGTCTACCTTCAATGATATGGCTAAAGTTCTTGAAGATACACTTCATAATATTGAGGAGGAACGAGGAAAGCTCCAGACAATATTCCTTTATATGACAGACGGGGTTGCCGCATTTGATGGTGATGGATTATTGCTTCATATTAATAATTCGTGCTTGCAAATGCTTGGCGGAGAATATATAGAAAATCAAAGTACGTTTGATCAGATGTTTACTCCCCTTTCAGGTGAAAATTATGAAAGAGTTCAAAAATTAGCATCTAAAGGAACAATCGTCAAAGAAATTTCAGCTAACGATAAAACTTTTAAGTGTGATTTCGCACGCTTTTCAATGGGCAGTGATAAGCAGGGTATCATCGTCGTCATGCACGATATTACCGAGCAACAAAAGATAGAATCATCACGGCGTGAATTTATAGCAAATGTATCGCATGAGCTTAGGACCCCACTTACTAATGTAAAAAGCTATACGGAAACTGTGATGGAAAATGAAGACCTGCCCATAGAATCAAAACAGAAATTTCTCGGTGTTGTTATAAATGAAGCTGATCGTATGATCCGCATAGTTAAAGATTTGCTTGTTTTATCTAAACTCGACAACAAGAAAATGGATTTGAGATTCGACGAGCTGGACATTAAAGATATCGCAAACGCAGCTTATGAGGCAATGCTTATCGAAGCGCATAAAAGGTCTCAAAAGCTTACATTTTCTTATGAGGAAAACATATTGCCTGTTTTCGGCGACAAACAGCGAATCGAGCAGGTAATAATCAATATATTATCTAATGCAATCAAATATACTCCGGATGGCGGATTAATTGATATGTCAATTAGGTCAGAAGACCATTTTGCAGTACTTGATATAAAAGATAACGGCATAGGGATTCCAGCAGAAGACCTGCCGCGAATTTTTGAGCGTTTTTACCGTGTAGATAAGGCACGTTCCCGCGAAATGGGCGGAACAGGGCTGGGACTTGCTATTGCAAAAGATATTATAACTGAGCACGGCGGAACCATATCTATTGACAGCAAGTTTGGAAGCGGAACGACAGTAACGATAAAAATGCCGTTTAAAGAACAGGTACAGTATGCGGAAGATTAA
- a CDS encoding DUF421 domain-containing protein, with protein sequence MKLILNVIIVYITLLILTRILGKKQLNQLTYFNYITGITMGTIAADVMRVQNNKIANFLILVFWSFLTLITGLINLKSGKFRTFVDGKPTIVVGKGKVLRKALQKNRLNMDDLTMMLRENNIFSITEVEYAILEPDGKLSVMKKPQKQQITKEDMKVPTSAINCIPCEIITDGNIIHRNLKELNLNEAWLNDQLKQQNINSAKEVFYAEIQTDGSLFIEKY encoded by the coding sequence ATGAAATTAATTCTAAATGTAATAATTGTATATATTACTTTACTAATACTGACAAGAATTTTAGGAAAAAAACAGCTGAATCAATTAACCTACTTCAATTATATAACTGGGATAACAATGGGCACTATTGCCGCCGATGTTATGAGAGTCCAAAATAATAAAATTGCCAATTTTCTTATTTTGGTTTTTTGGAGTTTCTTAACTTTAATTACCGGCCTGATTAATTTAAAATCCGGTAAATTTAGGACTTTCGTTGATGGGAAACCCACTATCGTAGTGGGTAAAGGCAAGGTATTAAGAAAAGCACTTCAAAAAAACAGGCTCAATATGGACGATCTTACAATGATGCTTAGAGAAAATAACATATTTTCAATCACTGAAGTTGAGTATGCGATATTAGAGCCAGACGGAAAACTTAGTGTAATGAAAAAGCCTCAAAAACAGCAAATTACCAAGGAAGATATGAAGGTGCCTACTTCGGCTATTAATTGCATCCCATGTGAGATAATTACCGACGGCAATATCATACACAGAAACCTAAAAGAGCTAAATCTAAATGAGGCTTGGCTGAATGATCAGCTTAAACAGCAGAACATTAATTCAGCAAAAGAAGTATTCTATGCCGAGATTCAAACTGATGGGAGCTTATTTATAGAAAAATATTGA
- a CDS encoding UDP-N-acetylglucosamine 1-carboxyvinyltransferase, protein MDKYVIHGGKKLYGEINISGAKNAAVAILPATVLIEGPVRIDNIPNISDVQYITEMLYKMGASVKMINKNSIEIDTTHIRNTPPPYDMVRKMRASYYFIGSMLGRFNEAQVAMPGGCNFGVRPIDQHIKGFEALGAKVTVEPGGIITAKADNGLTGSMIYMDLVSVGATMNIMLAAVRAKGTTIIDNAAKEPHIVDLANFLNACGANIMGAGTDTIKIRGVEYLHGGQYSIIPDQIEAGTYMALVAATGGNVEIKNVIPKHLESITAKLIEMGVEVIEKDESVVVIKGDNRLNRINIKTMPYPGFPTDMQPQFGVLLSLATGTSILTENVFDNRYKYVDELKRMGAMISVDGKLAVFEGVAHFSPAPVKACDLRAGAALVMAALTAEGVTEVEDIYHIERGYEEFIEKLRDIGADIRKISIPDGALFGQAN, encoded by the coding sequence TTGGATAAGTATGTAATTCACGGCGGCAAAAAGCTTTACGGTGAAATAAACATCAGCGGCGCTAAAAATGCTGCTGTCGCAATATTACCTGCTACCGTTTTGATTGAAGGCCCTGTTCGCATTGATAACATACCTAATATAAGTGATGTACAGTATATAACGGAAATGCTCTACAAAATGGGTGCTTCTGTTAAAATGATTAATAAAAATTCTATTGAGATAGACACTACACATATTCGGAATACACCGCCTCCCTATGATATGGTTCGTAAAATGAGAGCATCATATTATTTTATTGGTTCTATGCTTGGTCGGTTTAATGAAGCACAGGTGGCAATGCCTGGCGGATGCAACTTTGGGGTTCGCCCGATTGACCAGCATATTAAGGGATTCGAGGCGCTCGGAGCTAAGGTGACCGTTGAACCCGGCGGAATAATAACCGCAAAAGCCGATAACGGACTTACGGGCAGCATGATTTATATGGATCTTGTTTCTGTTGGCGCAACTATGAATATTATGCTTGCTGCTGTACGCGCCAAGGGAACAACAATAATTGACAATGCCGCTAAGGAACCGCATATCGTTGATCTTGCAAACTTTCTGAATGCTTGCGGCGCTAACATTATGGGTGCTGGAACTGATACTATCAAAATCCGCGGCGTTGAATATTTACATGGCGGGCAGTATTCTATAATTCCTGATCAGATTGAGGCGGGAACATACATGGCTCTCGTTGCTGCAACAGGCGGTAATGTTGAAATTAAAAATGTAATTCCTAAACATCTTGAATCAATTACTGCAAAGCTTATTGAAATGGGCGTCGAGGTAATCGAAAAAGACGAAAGTGTCGTCGTTATAAAGGGCGATAATAGACTCAATCGTATTAATATTAAAACAATGCCTTACCCTGGCTTTCCAACAGATATGCAGCCGCAATTTGGTGTCTTGCTTTCGCTTGCAACAGGGACAAGTATACTAACAGAAAACGTTTTTGATAATAGATATAAGTATGTTGACGAGTTAAAAAGAATGGGCGCAATGATTTCCGTTGATGGAAAACTTGCCGTATTCGAGGGAGTCGCTCATTTTAGTCCTGCTCCTGTCAAAGCTTGCGATCTTCGAGCGGGTGCTGCTCTTGTAATGGCAGCTCTTACAGCCGAAGGTGTAACTGAGGTTGAAGACATATATCATATTGAACGTGGCTACGAGGAGTTCATTGAAAAACTTCGTGATATCGGCGCTGACATACGAAAAATTAGTATCCCTGATGGCGCATTATTCGGTCAAGCTAATTAA